One genomic region from Corvus hawaiiensis isolate bCorHaw1 chromosome 21, bCorHaw1.pri.cur, whole genome shotgun sequence encodes:
- the TRAF2 gene encoding TNF receptor-associated factor 2 isoform X2, giving the protein MRAAPRVSPTRHFSCHRRPAVSVLPPPILPDRWPPPRAGATGREEAMALCAQSLEIQPELFVHMAAANSSPPGSLDLNQPGFAKEILGTKLEVKYLCSDCKNILRRPFQAQCGHRYCSYCLKKIISAGPQKCASCIQEGIYEEGISILETSSAFPDNAARREVESLPAVCINSGCTWKGTIKEYEAHDEVCPEFPLTCEGCGKKIPREKFRDHVKTCGRSKVPCRFEAVGCAEVENEKLLEHESKCLAEHLHMLLSSLLSLKAGAGDPKSLPVLSSSQNSSPLLAANSLCSESELSRSLELLGRCEALERKTVTFENIVCVLNREVERVSLTAEAYSRQHRLDQEKIETLSNKVRQLERSIGLKDLAMAEMEEKIRNMEASTYDGVFIWKITEFARKRQEAITGRSPAIFSPAFYTSKYGYKMCLRLYLNGDGTGRGTHLSLFFVVMKGPNDALLRWPFNQKVTLMLLDQNNREHIIDAFRPDVTSSSFQRPVTEMNIASGCPLFCPVSVMEAKNSYVRDDAIFIKAIVDLTGL; this is encoded by the exons ATGCGGGCTGCGCCGCGCGTTTCTCCCACACGGCATTTCTCCTGCCACCGCCGTCCTGCCGTCTCCGTCCTGCCGCCGCCCATCCTTCCCGACCGCTGGCCTCCACCCCGGGCCGGCGCCACGGGACGCGAGGAGGCCATGGCACTCTGCGCGCAG tctctggAGATACAGCCAGAACTTTTTGTTCACATGGCAGCAGCAAACTCTTCTCCACCGGGTTCTTTGGATCTAAACCAGCCTGGGTTTGCAAAGGAGATCCTGGGAACTAAACTGGAGGTCAAATACCTCTGCTCCGATTGCAAGAACATTCTGAGGCGGCCATTCCAGGCACAGTGCGGCCATCGCTACTGCTCCTACTGCCTGAAGAAAATCATCAG TGCTGGACCTCAAAAGTGTGCCAGCTGTATCCAGGAAGGAATATATGAAGAAGGAATTTCTATTTTGGAAACAAGCTCG GCTTTCCCAGACAACGCAGCGCGGCGGGAGGTGGAGAGTCTGCCTGCTGTCTGCATCAACAGTGGCTGCACCTGGAAGGGGACCATCAAAGAGTATGAG GCTCATGATGAAGTCTGCCCTGAATTCCCGCTGACTTGTGAAGGCTGTGGGAAGAAGATTCCCAGGGAGAAG TTTCGGGACCACGTGAAGACCTGTGGCAGATCCAAAGTACCTTGCCGGTTCGAGGctgtgggctgtgctgag gtggaaaatgaaaagctcCTGGAACATGAAAGCAAGTGTTTAGCAGAGCATCTCCAcatgctgctgagctctctgCTCAGCCTCAAGGCTGGTGCTGGGGACCCGAAATCCCTTCCTGTCCTTTCCTCATCACAAAACAGctccccactgctggcagcaaacTCGCTGTGCTCTGAGTCGGAGCTCTCCCggtccctggagctcttgggAAGGTGTGAGGCCCTCGAGAGGAAAACAGTGACCTTTGAGAACATTGTCTGTGTGCTCAACCGGGAGGTGGAGAGAGTATCCCTGACAGCTGAAGCCTACAGCCGCCAGCACCGGCTGGACCAGGAGAAAATCGAAACGCTGAGCAACAAG GTCcggcagctggagaggagcatTGGGCTCAAAGACCTGGCCATGGCCGAGATGGAGGAGAAGATCCGGAACATGGAAGCTTCTACCTACGACGGGGTTTTCATCTGGAAGATAACGGAGTTTGCCCGGAAGCGCCAGGAGGCAATAACAGGCCGCTCTCCTGCCATCTTCTCTCCAG CTTTCTACACCAGCAAGTACGGCTACAAGATGTGTCTGCGCTTGTACCTGAACGGGGACGGCACCGGGCGTGGGACCCACCTGTCCTTGTTTTTTGTGGTGATGAAGGGACCCAACGACGCGCTGCTGCGGTGGCCCTTCAACCAGAAG GTCACCCTGATGCTTCTGGACCAGAATAACCGGGAGCACATCATCGACGCCTTCCGCCCTGACGTGACGTCCTCGTCCTTCCAGCGCCCCGTCACAGAGATGAACATCGCCAGTGGCTGTCCCCTCTTCTGCCCCGTGTCTGTCATGGAAGCCAAGAACTCCTACGTGCGTGATGATGCCATCTTTATTAAAGCCATCGTTGATCTCACGGGCCTCTAA
- the TRAF2 gene encoding TNF receptor-associated factor 2 isoform X1, protein MRAAPRVSPTRHFSCHRRPAVSVLPPPILPDRWPPPRAGATGREEAMALCAQSLEIQPELFVHMAAANSSPPGSLDLNQPGFAKEILGTKLEVKYLCSDCKNILRRPFQAQCGHRYCSYCLKKIISAGPQKCASCIQEGIYEEGISILETSSAFPDNAARREVESLPAVCINSGCTWKGTIKEYEAHDEVCPEFPLTCEGCGKKIPREKFRDHVKTCGRSKVPCRFEAVGCAEVVENEKLLEHESKCLAEHLHMLLSSLLSLKAGAGDPKSLPVLSSSQNSSPLLAANSLCSESELSRSLELLGRCEALERKTVTFENIVCVLNREVERVSLTAEAYSRQHRLDQEKIETLSNKVRQLERSIGLKDLAMAEMEEKIRNMEASTYDGVFIWKITEFARKRQEAITGRSPAIFSPAFYTSKYGYKMCLRLYLNGDGTGRGTHLSLFFVVMKGPNDALLRWPFNQKVTLMLLDQNNREHIIDAFRPDVTSSSFQRPVTEMNIASGCPLFCPVSVMEAKNSYVRDDAIFIKAIVDLTGL, encoded by the exons ATGCGGGCTGCGCCGCGCGTTTCTCCCACACGGCATTTCTCCTGCCACCGCCGTCCTGCCGTCTCCGTCCTGCCGCCGCCCATCCTTCCCGACCGCTGGCCTCCACCCCGGGCCGGCGCCACGGGACGCGAGGAGGCCATGGCACTCTGCGCGCAG tctctggAGATACAGCCAGAACTTTTTGTTCACATGGCAGCAGCAAACTCTTCTCCACCGGGTTCTTTGGATCTAAACCAGCCTGGGTTTGCAAAGGAGATCCTGGGAACTAAACTGGAGGTCAAATACCTCTGCTCCGATTGCAAGAACATTCTGAGGCGGCCATTCCAGGCACAGTGCGGCCATCGCTACTGCTCCTACTGCCTGAAGAAAATCATCAG TGCTGGACCTCAAAAGTGTGCCAGCTGTATCCAGGAAGGAATATATGAAGAAGGAATTTCTATTTTGGAAACAAGCTCG GCTTTCCCAGACAACGCAGCGCGGCGGGAGGTGGAGAGTCTGCCTGCTGTCTGCATCAACAGTGGCTGCACCTGGAAGGGGACCATCAAAGAGTATGAG GCTCATGATGAAGTCTGCCCTGAATTCCCGCTGACTTGTGAAGGCTGTGGGAAGAAGATTCCCAGGGAGAAG TTTCGGGACCACGTGAAGACCTGTGGCAGATCCAAAGTACCTTGCCGGTTCGAGGctgtgggctgtgctgaggTG gtggaaaatgaaaagctcCTGGAACATGAAAGCAAGTGTTTAGCAGAGCATCTCCAcatgctgctgagctctctgCTCAGCCTCAAGGCTGGTGCTGGGGACCCGAAATCCCTTCCTGTCCTTTCCTCATCACAAAACAGctccccactgctggcagcaaacTCGCTGTGCTCTGAGTCGGAGCTCTCCCggtccctggagctcttgggAAGGTGTGAGGCCCTCGAGAGGAAAACAGTGACCTTTGAGAACATTGTCTGTGTGCTCAACCGGGAGGTGGAGAGAGTATCCCTGACAGCTGAAGCCTACAGCCGCCAGCACCGGCTGGACCAGGAGAAAATCGAAACGCTGAGCAACAAG GTCcggcagctggagaggagcatTGGGCTCAAAGACCTGGCCATGGCCGAGATGGAGGAGAAGATCCGGAACATGGAAGCTTCTACCTACGACGGGGTTTTCATCTGGAAGATAACGGAGTTTGCCCGGAAGCGCCAGGAGGCAATAACAGGCCGCTCTCCTGCCATCTTCTCTCCAG CTTTCTACACCAGCAAGTACGGCTACAAGATGTGTCTGCGCTTGTACCTGAACGGGGACGGCACCGGGCGTGGGACCCACCTGTCCTTGTTTTTTGTGGTGATGAAGGGACCCAACGACGCGCTGCTGCGGTGGCCCTTCAACCAGAAG GTCACCCTGATGCTTCTGGACCAGAATAACCGGGAGCACATCATCGACGCCTTCCGCCCTGACGTGACGTCCTCGTCCTTCCAGCGCCCCGTCACAGAGATGAACATCGCCAGTGGCTGTCCCCTCTTCTGCCCCGTGTCTGTCATGGAAGCCAAGAACTCCTACGTGCGTGATGATGCCATCTTTATTAAAGCCATCGTTGATCTCACGGGCCTCTAA
- the TRAF2 gene encoding TNF receptor-associated factor 2 isoform X5 gives MAAANSSPPGSLDLNQPGFAKEILGTKLEVKYLCSDCKNILRRPFQAQCGHRYCSYCLKKIISAGPQKCASCIQEGIYEEGISILETSSAFPDNAARREVESLPAVCINSGCTWKGTIKEYEAHDEVCPEFPLTCEGCGKKIPREKFRDHVKTCGRSKVPCRFEAVGCAEVVENEKLLEHESKCLAEHLHMLLSSLLSLKAGAGDPKSLPVLSSSQNSSPLLAANSLCSESELSRSLELLGRCEALERKTVTFENIVCVLNREVERVSLTAEAYSRQHRLDQEKIETLSNKVRQLERSIGLKDLAMAEMEEKIRNMEASTYDGVFIWKITEFARKRQEAITGRSPAIFSPAFYTSKYGYKMCLRLYLNGDGTGRGTHLSLFFVVMKGPNDALLRWPFNQKVTLMLLDQNNREHIIDAFRPDVTSSSFQRPVTEMNIASGCPLFCPVSVMEAKNSYVRDDAIFIKAIVDLTGL, from the exons ATGGCAGCAGCAAACTCTTCTCCACCGGGTTCTTTGGATCTAAACCAGCCTGGGTTTGCAAAGGAGATCCTGGGAACTAAACTGGAGGTCAAATACCTCTGCTCCGATTGCAAGAACATTCTGAGGCGGCCATTCCAGGCACAGTGCGGCCATCGCTACTGCTCCTACTGCCTGAAGAAAATCATCAG TGCTGGACCTCAAAAGTGTGCCAGCTGTATCCAGGAAGGAATATATGAAGAAGGAATTTCTATTTTGGAAACAAGCTCG GCTTTCCCAGACAACGCAGCGCGGCGGGAGGTGGAGAGTCTGCCTGCTGTCTGCATCAACAGTGGCTGCACCTGGAAGGGGACCATCAAAGAGTATGAG GCTCATGATGAAGTCTGCCCTGAATTCCCGCTGACTTGTGAAGGCTGTGGGAAGAAGATTCCCAGGGAGAAG TTTCGGGACCACGTGAAGACCTGTGGCAGATCCAAAGTACCTTGCCGGTTCGAGGctgtgggctgtgctgaggTG gtggaaaatgaaaagctcCTGGAACATGAAAGCAAGTGTTTAGCAGAGCATCTCCAcatgctgctgagctctctgCTCAGCCTCAAGGCTGGTGCTGGGGACCCGAAATCCCTTCCTGTCCTTTCCTCATCACAAAACAGctccccactgctggcagcaaacTCGCTGTGCTCTGAGTCGGAGCTCTCCCggtccctggagctcttgggAAGGTGTGAGGCCCTCGAGAGGAAAACAGTGACCTTTGAGAACATTGTCTGTGTGCTCAACCGGGAGGTGGAGAGAGTATCCCTGACAGCTGAAGCCTACAGCCGCCAGCACCGGCTGGACCAGGAGAAAATCGAAACGCTGAGCAACAAG GTCcggcagctggagaggagcatTGGGCTCAAAGACCTGGCCATGGCCGAGATGGAGGAGAAGATCCGGAACATGGAAGCTTCTACCTACGACGGGGTTTTCATCTGGAAGATAACGGAGTTTGCCCGGAAGCGCCAGGAGGCAATAACAGGCCGCTCTCCTGCCATCTTCTCTCCAG CTTTCTACACCAGCAAGTACGGCTACAAGATGTGTCTGCGCTTGTACCTGAACGGGGACGGCACCGGGCGTGGGACCCACCTGTCCTTGTTTTTTGTGGTGATGAAGGGACCCAACGACGCGCTGCTGCGGTGGCCCTTCAACCAGAAG GTCACCCTGATGCTTCTGGACCAGAATAACCGGGAGCACATCATCGACGCCTTCCGCCCTGACGTGACGTCCTCGTCCTTCCAGCGCCCCGTCACAGAGATGAACATCGCCAGTGGCTGTCCCCTCTTCTGCCCCGTGTCTGTCATGGAAGCCAAGAACTCCTACGTGCGTGATGATGCCATCTTTATTAAAGCCATCGTTGATCTCACGGGCCTCTAA
- the TRAF2 gene encoding TNF receptor-associated factor 2 isoform X3, giving the protein MRAAPRVSPTRHFSCHRRPAVSVLPPPILPDRWPPPRAGATGREEAMALCAQSLEIQPELFVHMAAANSSPPGSLDLNQPGFAKEILGTKLEVKYLCSDCKNILRRPFQAQCGHRYCSYCLKKIISAGPQKCASCIQEGIYEEGISILETSSAFPDNAARREVESLPAVCINSGCTWKGTIKEYEFRDHVKTCGRSKVPCRFEAVGCAEVVENEKLLEHESKCLAEHLHMLLSSLLSLKAGAGDPKSLPVLSSSQNSSPLLAANSLCSESELSRSLELLGRCEALERKTVTFENIVCVLNREVERVSLTAEAYSRQHRLDQEKIETLSNKVRQLERSIGLKDLAMAEMEEKIRNMEASTYDGVFIWKITEFARKRQEAITGRSPAIFSPAFYTSKYGYKMCLRLYLNGDGTGRGTHLSLFFVVMKGPNDALLRWPFNQKVTLMLLDQNNREHIIDAFRPDVTSSSFQRPVTEMNIASGCPLFCPVSVMEAKNSYVRDDAIFIKAIVDLTGL; this is encoded by the exons ATGCGGGCTGCGCCGCGCGTTTCTCCCACACGGCATTTCTCCTGCCACCGCCGTCCTGCCGTCTCCGTCCTGCCGCCGCCCATCCTTCCCGACCGCTGGCCTCCACCCCGGGCCGGCGCCACGGGACGCGAGGAGGCCATGGCACTCTGCGCGCAG tctctggAGATACAGCCAGAACTTTTTGTTCACATGGCAGCAGCAAACTCTTCTCCACCGGGTTCTTTGGATCTAAACCAGCCTGGGTTTGCAAAGGAGATCCTGGGAACTAAACTGGAGGTCAAATACCTCTGCTCCGATTGCAAGAACATTCTGAGGCGGCCATTCCAGGCACAGTGCGGCCATCGCTACTGCTCCTACTGCCTGAAGAAAATCATCAG TGCTGGACCTCAAAAGTGTGCCAGCTGTATCCAGGAAGGAATATATGAAGAAGGAATTTCTATTTTGGAAACAAGCTCG GCTTTCCCAGACAACGCAGCGCGGCGGGAGGTGGAGAGTCTGCCTGCTGTCTGCATCAACAGTGGCTGCACCTGGAAGGGGACCATCAAAGAGTATGAG TTTCGGGACCACGTGAAGACCTGTGGCAGATCCAAAGTACCTTGCCGGTTCGAGGctgtgggctgtgctgaggTG gtggaaaatgaaaagctcCTGGAACATGAAAGCAAGTGTTTAGCAGAGCATCTCCAcatgctgctgagctctctgCTCAGCCTCAAGGCTGGTGCTGGGGACCCGAAATCCCTTCCTGTCCTTTCCTCATCACAAAACAGctccccactgctggcagcaaacTCGCTGTGCTCTGAGTCGGAGCTCTCCCggtccctggagctcttgggAAGGTGTGAGGCCCTCGAGAGGAAAACAGTGACCTTTGAGAACATTGTCTGTGTGCTCAACCGGGAGGTGGAGAGAGTATCCCTGACAGCTGAAGCCTACAGCCGCCAGCACCGGCTGGACCAGGAGAAAATCGAAACGCTGAGCAACAAG GTCcggcagctggagaggagcatTGGGCTCAAAGACCTGGCCATGGCCGAGATGGAGGAGAAGATCCGGAACATGGAAGCTTCTACCTACGACGGGGTTTTCATCTGGAAGATAACGGAGTTTGCCCGGAAGCGCCAGGAGGCAATAACAGGCCGCTCTCCTGCCATCTTCTCTCCAG CTTTCTACACCAGCAAGTACGGCTACAAGATGTGTCTGCGCTTGTACCTGAACGGGGACGGCACCGGGCGTGGGACCCACCTGTCCTTGTTTTTTGTGGTGATGAAGGGACCCAACGACGCGCTGCTGCGGTGGCCCTTCAACCAGAAG GTCACCCTGATGCTTCTGGACCAGAATAACCGGGAGCACATCATCGACGCCTTCCGCCCTGACGTGACGTCCTCGTCCTTCCAGCGCCCCGTCACAGAGATGAACATCGCCAGTGGCTGTCCCCTCTTCTGCCCCGTGTCTGTCATGGAAGCCAAGAACTCCTACGTGCGTGATGATGCCATCTTTATTAAAGCCATCGTTGATCTCACGGGCCTCTAA
- the TRAF2 gene encoding TNF receptor-associated factor 2 isoform X4 → MRAAPRVSPTRHFSCHRRPAVSVLPPPILPDRWPPPRAGATGREEAMALCAQSLEIQPELFVHMAAANSSPPGSLDLNQPGFAKEILGTKLEVKYLCSDCKNILRRPFQAQCGHRYCSYCLKKIISAGPQKCASCIQEGIYEEGISILETSSAFPDNAARREVESLPAVCINSGCTWKGTIKEYEFRDHVKTCGRSKVPCRFEAVGCAEVENEKLLEHESKCLAEHLHMLLSSLLSLKAGAGDPKSLPVLSSSQNSSPLLAANSLCSESELSRSLELLGRCEALERKTVTFENIVCVLNREVERVSLTAEAYSRQHRLDQEKIETLSNKVRQLERSIGLKDLAMAEMEEKIRNMEASTYDGVFIWKITEFARKRQEAITGRSPAIFSPAFYTSKYGYKMCLRLYLNGDGTGRGTHLSLFFVVMKGPNDALLRWPFNQKVTLMLLDQNNREHIIDAFRPDVTSSSFQRPVTEMNIASGCPLFCPVSVMEAKNSYVRDDAIFIKAIVDLTGL, encoded by the exons ATGCGGGCTGCGCCGCGCGTTTCTCCCACACGGCATTTCTCCTGCCACCGCCGTCCTGCCGTCTCCGTCCTGCCGCCGCCCATCCTTCCCGACCGCTGGCCTCCACCCCGGGCCGGCGCCACGGGACGCGAGGAGGCCATGGCACTCTGCGCGCAG tctctggAGATACAGCCAGAACTTTTTGTTCACATGGCAGCAGCAAACTCTTCTCCACCGGGTTCTTTGGATCTAAACCAGCCTGGGTTTGCAAAGGAGATCCTGGGAACTAAACTGGAGGTCAAATACCTCTGCTCCGATTGCAAGAACATTCTGAGGCGGCCATTCCAGGCACAGTGCGGCCATCGCTACTGCTCCTACTGCCTGAAGAAAATCATCAG TGCTGGACCTCAAAAGTGTGCCAGCTGTATCCAGGAAGGAATATATGAAGAAGGAATTTCTATTTTGGAAACAAGCTCG GCTTTCCCAGACAACGCAGCGCGGCGGGAGGTGGAGAGTCTGCCTGCTGTCTGCATCAACAGTGGCTGCACCTGGAAGGGGACCATCAAAGAGTATGAG TTTCGGGACCACGTGAAGACCTGTGGCAGATCCAAAGTACCTTGCCGGTTCGAGGctgtgggctgtgctgag gtggaaaatgaaaagctcCTGGAACATGAAAGCAAGTGTTTAGCAGAGCATCTCCAcatgctgctgagctctctgCTCAGCCTCAAGGCTGGTGCTGGGGACCCGAAATCCCTTCCTGTCCTTTCCTCATCACAAAACAGctccccactgctggcagcaaacTCGCTGTGCTCTGAGTCGGAGCTCTCCCggtccctggagctcttgggAAGGTGTGAGGCCCTCGAGAGGAAAACAGTGACCTTTGAGAACATTGTCTGTGTGCTCAACCGGGAGGTGGAGAGAGTATCCCTGACAGCTGAAGCCTACAGCCGCCAGCACCGGCTGGACCAGGAGAAAATCGAAACGCTGAGCAACAAG GTCcggcagctggagaggagcatTGGGCTCAAAGACCTGGCCATGGCCGAGATGGAGGAGAAGATCCGGAACATGGAAGCTTCTACCTACGACGGGGTTTTCATCTGGAAGATAACGGAGTTTGCCCGGAAGCGCCAGGAGGCAATAACAGGCCGCTCTCCTGCCATCTTCTCTCCAG CTTTCTACACCAGCAAGTACGGCTACAAGATGTGTCTGCGCTTGTACCTGAACGGGGACGGCACCGGGCGTGGGACCCACCTGTCCTTGTTTTTTGTGGTGATGAAGGGACCCAACGACGCGCTGCTGCGGTGGCCCTTCAACCAGAAG GTCACCCTGATGCTTCTGGACCAGAATAACCGGGAGCACATCATCGACGCCTTCCGCCCTGACGTGACGTCCTCGTCCTTCCAGCGCCCCGTCACAGAGATGAACATCGCCAGTGGCTGTCCCCTCTTCTGCCCCGTGTCTGTCATGGAAGCCAAGAACTCCTACGTGCGTGATGATGCCATCTTTATTAAAGCCATCGTTGATCTCACGGGCCTCTAA